In Pithys albifrons albifrons isolate INPA30051 chromosome 6, PitAlb_v1, whole genome shotgun sequence, a single genomic region encodes these proteins:
- the ZFP36L1 gene encoding mRNA decay activator protein ZFP36L1, whose product MSTALVSPTIFDLSEVLCKSNKMLNYSPSGVSGCLLDRKAVGTPAGGGFSRRHSVTLPNSKFHQNQLLSSLKGEPAPMLGPRESRFRDRSFSEGGERLLQQKQPGGQVNSSRYKTELCRPFEENGACKYGDKCQFAHGIHELRSLTRHPKYKTELCRTFHTIGFCPYGPRCHFIHNAEERRSVAGSREPAVTDRPRLQHSFSFAGFPSTAASGLLDSPTSITPPPMLSADDLLASPTLPDCASNPFTFSSQELVSLFAPSMGVQVPSGNSPTTFLFRPMSESPNMFDSPPSPQDSLSDQEGYLSSSSSSHSGSDSPILDTSRRLPIFSRLSISDD is encoded by the exons ATGTCCACAGCCCTGGTGTCGCCCACCATCTTCGACTTGAGTGAAGTTTTATGCAAG AGCAACAAGATGTTGAATTACAGCCCCTCGGGTGTCAGCGGGTGCCTGCTGGACAGGAAGGCGGTGGGCACCCCGGCGGGCGGGGGTTTCTCTAGGAGGCACTCTGTTACCCTGCCCAACTCCAAGTTTCACCAGAaccagctcctcagcagccTGAAAGGGGAGCCGGCTCCCATGCTGGGCCCCCGGGAAAGCCGCTTCCGGGACCGCTCCTTCTCCGAGGGCGGCGAGCGTCtcctgcagcagaagcagccaGGGGGACAGGTCAACTCTAGCCGCTACAAGACGGAGCTGTGCCGCCCCTTCGAGGAGAACGGCGCCTGCAAGTACGGCGACAAGTGCCAGTTCGCTCACGGCATCCACGAGCTGCGGAGCCTCACCCGCCACCCCAAATACAAGACCGAGCTCTGCCGCACTTTCCACACCATCGGTTTCTGCCCCTATGGGCCGCGCTGCCACTTCATCCACAACGCGGAGGAGCGCCGCTCTGTGGCGGGGAGCCGGGAGCCCGCCGTCACCGACAGACCCCGCCTGCAGCACAGCTTCAGCTTCGCCggcttccccagcactgctgccagcgGGCTGCTGGACAGCCCCACTTCCATCACCCCGCCACCCATGCTGAGCGCCGACGACCTGCTGGCCTCCCCCACCTTGCCTGACTGCGCCAGCAATCCCTTCACCTTCTCCAGCCAGGAGCTGGTCAGTCTCTTTGCCCCCAGCATGGGAGTGCAGGTGCCCAGTGGGAACTCCCCCACCACCTTCTTGTTCAGGCCCATGTCAGAGTCCCCTAACATGTTTGACTCGCCACCCAGTCCTCAGGACTCCCTCTCTGACCAGGAAGGCTatctgagcagctccagcagcagccacagcgGCTCAGATTCCCCTATCCTGGACACCTCAAGACGTCTTCCCATCTTCAGCAGACTCTCCATCTCCGACGACTAA